Proteins encoded together in one Lathyrus oleraceus cultivar Zhongwan6 chromosome 5, CAAS_Psat_ZW6_1.0, whole genome shotgun sequence window:
- the LOC127082636 gene encoding uncharacterized protein LOC127082636: protein MESGAVEILSGSTAGEKWGTTGSEEALQPLLIYVDACMNFPAIYQYCLRDYENVYMENESIVIPFFGKVSTILHFTQPFNWFCLHQLVTNQLFQSNFFFFSHHLSFKTNPSKINILYFVLQQFFLLCLIHLLLQSKDKVARPFEKIEDITDYKELWKIFVRVHHKWSVLTNNKEHVELVFIDANGTDIHVVISTMLKATFDTVLSIKDICIVTNFLPQPNDLMSKTTKYMFLIKFTRDTTMSNVNKHEIPGKKINFKPFLDIIFGKWKKDFLIDVIGMIENSAIHNCMPAVTP from the exons ATGGAGAGCGGGGCGGTGGAAATATTGTCAGGATCGACCGCCGGTGAAAAGTGGGGAACGACTGGATCAGAGGAGGCGCTTCAGCCG TTATTAATATACGTTGATGCATGCATGAACTTTCCAGCCATTTATCAGTATTGCCTACGGGATTATGAGAATGTGTATATGGAGAATGAGTC CATTGTCatcccattttttggtaaagTTTCTACTATCCTTCACTTTACCCAACCTTTTAACTGGTTTTGCCTCCACCAATTGGTTACAAACCAACTATTTCAATCCAACTTTTTCTTCTTTTCACATCATTTAAGCTTCAAAACAAATCCCtccaaaataaatattttgtaTTTTGTTCTCCAACAATTTTTTCTCCTTTGTCtcattcatcttcttcttcaaag CAAGGATAAAGTGGCTAGACCCTTTGAGAAGATAGAGGACATTACTGACTATAAGGAGCTGTGGAAAATATTTGTAAGAGTTCATCATAAATGGTCTGTCCTTACCAACAACAAGGAGCATGTGGAACTCGTATTTATTGATGCAAAT GGGACTGATATTCATGTTGTAATATCAACTATGTTGAAGGCTACGTTCGATACAGTTTTATCCATAAAGGACATATGCATTGTTACAAATTTTCTTCCTCAACCAAATGACCTGATGTCCAAAACTACCAAATATATGTTTCTGATCAAATTTACTCGTGACACCACCATGTCAAATGTAAACAAACATGAAATCCCCGGGAAAAAGATAAATTTCAAACCTTTTCTTGATATCATATTTGGAAAATGGAAGAAAGATTTCTTAATAG ATGTTATTGGCATGATTGAAAATTCGGCTATACACAACTGCATGCCGGCTGTAACACCCTAA